In the genome of Luteitalea pratensis, the window GTCATGGCTGATCGTGGGCTTCGGGTTCTCGCGCTTGCATATCGAGCCCTCCCGGCCAACTACGTGCTGGCCGACGCCGAGCAGGACCTGGTCGTGACGGGGCTCGTCGGCTTCGAGGATCCGCCGCGACCAGAAGTGCCGGCTGCCGTGCATCGATGCCGTGAGGCGGGCATCAAGATCGTGATGGCGACCGGCGACCATCCGCACACCGCCGTAGCCGTGGCGCGCGAGATCGGACTCGTGCAGGGTACGGCGCCCACCCTGTTGACAGGAGACGACATCAGTCGGATGTCAGACACCCAGCTCCAGCTGGCATTGGATGCCCCGGAGATCGTCTGTGCCCGGGTCACGGCCGAACAGAAGCTGAGAATCGTGAAGGCGTTCCAGCGCAAGCGCCACATCGTGGCGGTCACGGGTGACGGGGTGAACGATGCGCCGGCGCTGCGGGCCGCCGACATCGGCATCGCCATGGGCATTTCGGGCACGGACGTCGCCCGCGAGGCATCGGATCTGGTCCTTCTTGATGACAACTTCGCCAGCATTGTCAACGCCGTCGAAGAGGGGCGCACGGTCTTCGAGAACATCCGCAAGTTCCTGACGTACATCCTGACGTCGAACGTTCCTGAGCTGGTCCCGTACCTGGCATTCGCATTTGCCCGGGTGCCGCTCGCGCTCACGGTGATTCAGATTCTCGCGGTCGATCTCGGTACCGACATGGTGCCAGCCCTGGGCCTCGGTGCCGAAGCGCCGGATACCCGGGTGATGCAACGCCCACCTCGGACCCGGCACGATCGCCTGTTGACGGCCGGGCTCCTCGTGCGTGCGTACCTGTTTCTTGGCGCATTCCAGGCCGTGGCGGCTATGGCGGCCTTCTTCTTCGTCCTCGCTGGAAGCGGATGGCACCGGGGTCAGGAGGTCTCGGTGACCGACGTGCTGTATCGGCAAGCCACCACCGCGTGCCTCACGGCGATCGTGTTGATGCAGGTCGTCAACGTGCATCTCTGCCGCAGTCGCCGGACGTCGATTGTCTCAAGGCCGTTCTTCGGCAACTCGCTGATCACCGCCGGCATCGTCGCTGAGGTCGGATTGATTCTCGCCATCAACTACACCGCTGTCGGCAATGCCGTGTTCGGCACGGCCGCTATCGGATACGAGGCGTGGCTGGTGGTCGTGCCTTTTGCAGTGGCGATGCTGGTGCTCGACGAGGCGCGAAAGGCGTTCGTCCGCAGGCGTGAACGGAAGACGCTCGAGGGTCGCGGCCCAGCGAGCGTCGAAGAGATCGCCGCAACACGGCCCTGAACAGGACCGTACGCGCGCCGGCGACGATCCCTTGGCCCGACCAAGGTGGCTCGGCGCTCGCGTCCGAACACCGCTGTCTGAAGTGAGGAAATTTCCGTGCCTGGCGCGGACTAACGCATCGAATGGACGTCTCCATGCGCTGACCGCTCCGGCAACCACGATTCCCGACGCCACCGGAGGTGCCGGTAGTCTGGAGTCCCGTTTGCAGGTGTTCTTGCCGGGCGTCGGAACGCTCGCCGTCAGCAGGAGGACTACATGTGCACGATCCCCGTGTTCTACGCCACGACCCACGGCCAGACGAGACGCATTGCCGAGCGGATCGCCGAGGCACTGCGGCGCGAAGGTCACGCAAGCTTTCCGCTCGACCTGACCTCCGAGACCGCTCGTCACTTCGACTGGAGGCGCGCGAGCGCCGCGGTGCTCAGCGCGTCCCTCCATACCGGCCGCCATCAGTCCAGCGCGGTGCACTTTGCCCGGACGCACGTCGATCGCCTGAACGCCATTCCGACCTGGTTCGTGTCGGTGAGCCTGAGCGCTGCCTCGGCACACGCAGAGGAACGTTCGGCCGCCGAACGTCTTGCCCGCGAATTCGTCGAGAGTGTCGGTTGGGCGCCAGGCCGGGTGTCGTGCGTCGCCGGGATGCTTGCCTACACTCGGTATTCATTCGTCACGCGGTGGTTCATGCGGCGGATCGCGCGCAAGGAGGGGGCGTCCACCGACACATCCAGGGACCACGAATTCACCGATTGGAGTGCGGTCGCACTGCTCTCGAGGCAGTTCGGCCGCGAGGTCTGGAACCGTGTCCAGGCCCGAGGTGTGAGGAGCAGGGAGGAGAGATGGGCGAACGATTCCAGACGATAGTCGTGGCTGTCGATTTCAGCGAGACCTCAGAGGAGGCGTGGACCGCGGCGTGTCGTCTGGCGATGGACACGCAGAGCGATGTGCACTTGCTGCACGTGAGCCCAGACCCGTTGCGGCAGGCGTGGACCGTCGAGACGATCGGTGTGGACTTCGCCGGCCTGGCTGAGGACTGGCGTCGGTTTGCAGTGGAGCGACTGGCCGCCATTCGTCCGGTCGAGGGCCTCCCCGAGGCGCGCATCACCCGCGAGGTGGTTACCGGCGTGCCGCACGAGACCATCGTCGACTATGCCACCGCGCAGCATGCGGACCTGATCGTCGTCGGCACGCATGGGTATGGCCCCATCAAGCACCTGCTGCTCGGGAGCGTTGCCGAACGCGTCGTTCGGCAGGCACCGTGTCCCGTGATGACCGTGCCACACCGCTCAGTCCGGGCCGAAGCACGCCAGAAGGCAGACGCGTCGCAGATTCCGCGGTAAGGGGGCCTTGTCGCCTGTGCTTGACGTATGCCTACTTCACTTCACCCACGTGCCCCCGCTCCTGAGCCTGCGATCGCCTTCGAACACGTATCACTGGCATTCGACGGCACGACCGTCCTGCGCGATGTGACATTCGCACTCCCCGAAGGGGACACCGCGATCCTCATCGGACCAAGTGGGAGCGGCAAGTCGCTGCTCCTCAAGCTCACACTCGGATTGTTGCAGCCCGATGCCGGCGCCATTTTCGTGCACGGTCGTCGGATCGACCGCCTTTCCGAGCGGGAGTTGGTCGCGGTCCGGGACGAGATCGGCATGCTGTTCCAGGAAGGCGCCCTCTTCGACTCGTTGACCGTTGGCGAAAACGTCGGCTTCAAGCTGGCGGATCAGGCCCGGCTCGCGCCAGACCGCATCCGGGCCCGGGTCGAGGAAGTGCTCGGCTTCATCGGGCTCGAACCCTACATCGACCGGCTGCCGTCAGAACTGTCGGGAGGGCAGCGCCGCCGCGTCGCCATCGCGCGTGCAGTGGCGGCACGACCCCGCGTACTGCTTTTCGATGACCCAACCGCCGGTCTCGACCCGATCACCGCCAAGAGCGTCGACGCCGAGATCATCAAGCTCCGCGACCTGCAGCACGTGAGCGCGCTGGTCGTCACGCATCAGCTGCAGGATGCGTTCTACATCGCGACGCACGAGGCCGCCGTCACCAACGGAAGGTTCGTGATCCGTCCGCGTGCCGATCAGGCGGCCAGCAGGGCCCATGTCCTCTTGCTGCGGGACGGAGCGATCGGGTTCGATGGACCAGTCGCGGCCCTTCTCGACAGTCGCGATCCATACGTGCGGACGTACCTGACAGGCTGGGTACCGCCACTCAGCCTGCACGCATCCGCCGGGGTAGCCTGAGGATCATTGGGTGGCCGGTGGGCTGCTGGCCGTGGGCCGGCGAGCAATGCCGGCTCACCTACCCTGGCGGTCGGCGGTCAGGTCCCCACGTGCCGACACCGTGCTCTTGATGACAGCCCGCGCAAGTACTCAGCACGCGACCATACACACGGGCGCGATCAGGCGGACGCGCCGCCTCTGCCGCTGCCGCCGCAAAGGCCGCGAAGCGTGCATCGCCAATCAACGCCCGCGCGCGCAGTTGGCGCGAGGGCATGTCGCCTCGAGGCAACCGGATGCGACTGAATGTCTGGACGCCTTCGTCCCACGACGACGTCGACGGCTCCACCAGCGCGATCAACAGCAGGTCTGCAGCGGCCTGATGGTCGCGCATCGACGTGGTTGCCGGTGCCGCGTCCTCCAGGTGGCGGGCAGCGCCGGGAACGACATGCTGGGCCTGATGGCACTCGCCGCAGCGTGTCAGCAGCACGGCGGTCGCCCTGGCCGCCACTTCCAGCGTCGGCGCGGTTTCAATCTCGCGCGCCGCATCTCCCATGAGCGTGGAGAACGCGACCCAGCCAGCCGGAAATGGCACGTCCGGGCGGTGGGCCGCAAGCCGTTGCGCGTGCGCTCGTGCGGCGTCGAGATCCCCTCGGACCACCGCGTCGTGGGCCCGGATGACATCGGAGAAGTGCGCACGCATGTAGGCGGCGCGCCGGTCATGCAGGTCTGGCTGGCGTCCGGTCGCCGAAGCCAATGATAAGAGGGCTGCGCCTGCTGCCAACACGCCCAATACGAGTTGTCTCGCCATCACGACTCCCCGCTGCCCTCTCTCACTCTGCTCGCAACGCCGCCACAGGCTCGAGCCGCGCGGCACGCCGTGCCGGCAGGACGCCTGCGAGGAGCCCGGTGGCGATACTCACCGTGAGGGCAAGCACACCGACTTCTGGCAGCACCGCCAGGGGGAGCGCCGGCCACAGCAGCGCGAGACTCATGACCAGCGCGCCCGCGACAGCCAGGCCGGCAAGGCCACCGAGCCCCGACAGCGTTGCAGCTTCCAGGAGGAACATGGCGGTCACCTGGCTGTTGCTCGCCCCTATCGCCTTGAGCAGGCCGATCTCACCAGTCCGCTCGGCGACGGTAATCCACATGATGGTCAGGATGCCGAGACTGCCGACGATCAGCGAGATCGCCGCAATGGCGATGACCGCCGCCTGCACCACGCGCAGCACGCGCCCGAGGGACTCGAGCATCTCGGCTTGCGTCGTGACGGTAAAATCCACCTCGCCGTCGTGCCGGCGCGCGAGTACGCGCGTGATGCCGGCCACGAGCGCATCCGGATCCATGTGGGGCGCAAACTGCACGTCCAGGTGCGTCACGCCAGCATGCCCGAACAGGTCCTGGGCGCTCGCCACTGGCAGGTACACGGCATCGTCCAGGT includes:
- a CDS encoding ABC transporter ATP-binding protein; the protein is MTFALPEGDTAILIGPSGSGKSLLLKLTLGLLQPDAGAIFVHGRRIDRLSERELVAVRDEIGMLFQEGALFDSLTVGENVGFKLADQARLAPDRIRARVEEVLGFIGLEPYIDRLPSELSGGQRRRVAIARAVAARPRVLLFDDPTAGLDPITAKSVDAEIIKLRDLQHVSALVVTHQLQDAFYIATHEAAVTNGRFVIRPRADQAASRAHVLLLRDGAIGFDGPVAALLDSRDPYVRTYLTGWVPPLSLHASAGVA
- a CDS encoding universal stress protein; translation: MGERFQTIVVAVDFSETSEEAWTAACRLAMDTQSDVHLLHVSPDPLRQAWTVETIGVDFAGLAEDWRRFAVERLAAIRPVEGLPEARITREVVTGVPHETIVDYATAQHADLIVVGTHGYGPIKHLLLGSVAERVVRQAPCPVMTVPHRSVRAEARQKADASQIPR
- a CDS encoding ABC transporter permease — protein: MPYLPDVYGLAVGAVWGHRLRSALSMLGIAIAVASVCVLTAMGEGVRRYIVGEFAQFGTNLLSVSPGRVTTGGVPGGIGATVRKLTLADADAVRRVPGIERVVPVEIGQVRVSTSTRGRSVFVYGVSGEALLVWKLRIASGQFLPSGTSASAAAAVLGATLKQELFGDRNALGQHVHAGGRRFVVIGTLAPRGQFVGVDLDDAVYLPVASAQDLFGHAGVTHLDVQFAPHMDPDALVAGITRVLARRHDGEVDFTVTTQAEMLESLGRVLRVVQAAVIAIAAISLIVGSLGILTIMWITVAERTGEIGLLKAIGASNSQVTAMFLLEAATLSGLGGLAGLAVAGALVMSLALLWPALPLAVLPEVGVLALTVSIATGLLAGVLPARRAARLEPVAALRAE
- a CDS encoding flavodoxin domain-containing protein translates to MCTIPVFYATTHGQTRRIAERIAEALRREGHASFPLDLTSETARHFDWRRASAAVLSASLHTGRHQSSAVHFARTHVDRLNAIPTWFVSVSLSAASAHAEERSAAERLAREFVESVGWAPGRVSCVAGMLAYTRYSFVTRWFMRRIARKEGASTDTSRDHEFTDWSAVALLSRQFGREVWNRVQARGVRSREERWANDSRR